The following nucleotide sequence is from Candidatus Spechtbacterales bacterium.
TTTCGCTGAATTTGCGGCAAATCTGTTTATTACACCCTTTTTAATGGGGTTTGTCGCGGTAAGTTTTATAGAAGAGTTCGCAAAATATGTGGTTGTGCGCACAAAAGCCATGCCCTACGCGTTTTTTGATGAACCACAAGACGCGATAATATATATGATAACAGCGGCGCTCGGCTTTGCGGGAATTGAAAACTTTGTCTATGTTCTCGTTAACACAAGCACGCCGGATATGGTTATAGGCATGACAATACTTAGAGGTGTCAGCGCTAATTTTCTGCATGTAGTGGCATCCGGATTTCTTGGATACTTTCTGGCGCTCTCCATTGAACATCCCAGGGAGAAAAGAAGGTTTTTATACACGGGTATAATTGGAGCCACCCTGTTGCATGGTGTCTTTAATAATTTTATAATGGAGTTGAGTGATTTAATCTCAGAATCCAGCTGTTCATATGTATTTGGCTTGGTACTGGAAGCAGGCACGAAATGCACTGAGGAGATATTTGGAATAGCCCTCATTGGCACACTTCTTACAATTTCTGGTATAATAATATTAATAGGGCTTTATAAATTAGCGCACGCTCGGTTCCCTCGCAGGGGTTAGGTACTAGGTACTAGGGATTAGGTATTAGACTAAAACCTAACACCTGTCACCTAAAACCTATTTTGTGAGGCGGAGCTGAATCCCTAGGCCGAAGGCCGGGATGGCGGCCCAAGGGGCTTAGCCACAAAACTATGGAAAAAGATTCTTTTTTTGAAAAATTAGGTCGTTCGCTCAAACTTGAAGACGAACAGTACGAAGAGTCTTCATCAAATAATTATCCTACAAAAACTACCATGGAAGAACCAACAACAAACAACTACAAAGAGGAATACGAAACAGAAGAAGAACTTGTCACAGAAGAAGAGCTTGTCAATGAAGCAGAAAATATAGAAGAGTACTATGAAGAGTCTCCCGAAGACGAAGGTGAAATAACAACTAACTTAGCAGTGGCAAAAACTGCGACAAAAGAAAAAATGACAAAAAAACCAAAGGAAAAAACCGAGGTATCCGAAGATGTTGAATATGAGGAAGAGGGACGCCTCACAATAGACGTCTATGAAACAGACATTGAGATTGTAATAAAAAGTACGATAGCAGGTGTAGCACCTGAGGACTTAGATATAAATATAACATCAGATTCCGTTACTGTGCGCGGAAAAAGGCAGAAAGATGAGGAGGTTTCAACTGAAGACTACTTCTACCAGGAGTGTTACTGGGGGGCTTTTTCACGCTCAGTTATTCTTCCTACCGAAATAGACGCGGACAAAGCGGAGGCTACAATCAAAAACGGAGTTTTAACAATACGACTTCCCAAGCTCTCAAAAACACAGCAGAAAAAACTCAAGGTTAAAACTGTTTCTTAATACTTTATATAATTTAAGAGTTTATACATGGAACTCACCCTTAACCTATCTATAAGCCGCAAAACGCGGAAACTTCTTGGACTATTGGCCGCAGTGATAATAATGACTGCGGTATTTTTTGCGACCATCTGGTTTCTAAACCGGGGAGAGCAAGCGATACAAGGTCTTAGCATAGGTTCTGTTTCTGTCAGCAAGCTCCCCTATTCCGAGGCCGAAGCACGATTAAAAAGCGTAACTGAAAACTATGTGTCCTCAGAAATAACTTTAAAAACGCCGGATGGGCTTGAAATAGTATCCACGCCCCAAAATGTGGGGATACGCCTTGAAATAGAAAAAACAGTAGAAAACGCCTACTCTCGCGGTAGAGAAGGATCTGCATATAAAAAGCTTTACGAACAGGCAAAGTCTCTTTTTGTGGGTTTGGAAGAACCTGTAATTACACACATAGATAATGAGAGGTTTAATGGTTTTGTAGAGTTCTCTTTAAGTGAGGTGCACAAGCCCGCCCAAAATGCTTCCTTTGAATTCAACGATGAAACTGAAGAGTTTGAGTTTGTTCCTTCAAAAATGGGTATAGTTGTAGATATAAACAACCTTAGGCAACAGATATTTGAAAGCGGACAAAAACTAAACCTGGACAACATACAACTTATACAAAACACGGATAGTCCTCT
It contains:
- a CDS encoding PrsW family intramembrane metalloprotease; this translates as MAVVPSIIWLLFFVLQKKHREKTKDIVKVFLWGISIALPVVILEDWSIGIFAEFAANLFITPFLMGFVAVSFIEEFAKYVVVRTKAMPYAFFDEPQDAIIYMITAALGFAGIENFVYVLVNTSTPDMVIGMTILRGVSANFLHVVASGFLGYFLALSIEHPREKRRFLYTGIIGATLLHGVFNNFIMELSDLISESSCSYVFGLVLEAGTKCTEEIFGIALIGTLLTISGIIILIGLYKLAHARFPRRG
- a CDS encoding Hsp20/alpha crystallin family protein, which gives rise to MEKDSFFEKLGRSLKLEDEQYEESSSNNYPTKTTMEEPTTNNYKEEYETEEELVTEEELVNEAENIEEYYEESPEDEGEITTNLAVAKTATKEKMTKKPKEKTEVSEDVEYEEEGRLTIDVYETDIEIVIKSTIAGVAPEDLDINITSDSVTVRGKRQKDEEVSTEDYFYQECYWGAFSRSVILPTEIDADKAEATIKNGVLTIRLPKLSKTQQKKLKVKTVS